The Neorhodopirellula lusitana DNA window CTTTCCTCGTATGCGATCGCGACTCGCAGGCGGTGGGTGCGACTGAGACCGTCGCTGGGGCGAACGACCAGGACGCTACAGGGAGCGTGTGTGGCGATATAGTCACTCGTGCTGCCCAGCAAAACACGAGCGATCGCGGAGTGTCCGGTCGCGCCAATGACAAGTAACTCTGGTTCCACCTCACGTGCGATCGCAACAATGGTCTCGCCGGGATAGCCCTCGCGAACGATGTGATTGCAGGCAACGTTCGCCCCTTCAAAAATCTCTTCGATTCTTGCGAAGGAGTCAGCCGCTGTCTTTCGCTCCTGAGCCATGCAGGTTTCGATCCAATCGCCAGCGAGGTAGGTCTTGTGGGCACCGGGAACATGCAATGCTGTCACGATGTATAGCTCGATCTTTTCGTCGTGCGGCAGATGCGCTAGAAATCGGGCTGCTTGTTCGGCGACCGTTGAGCCATCAGTCGCAAGCATTATCTTTTTCATCATTGGTCTCCTGTGGGGAAACTGATTTCAACCGCAGCTATAGTGCCAATGTGAATATTTCGAGAAATTGAACTTCGCGGGTGTCGGAAGCGTGCCAAGTTGCACACGTGCGCGATAGGTCTCGATTGTGGGGTGGTACCCAGTTCACGATTTGGTGAACTTGTTCAGCGAGGGTGCTCATTGAGAGATTTGGGCG harbors:
- a CDS encoding universal stress protein — protein: MKKIMLATDGSTVAEQAARFLAHLPHDEKIELYIVTALHVPGAHKTYLAGDWIETCMAQERKTAADSFARIEEIFEGANVACNHIVREGYPGETIVAIAREVEPELLVIGATGHSAIARVLLGSTSDYIATHAPCSVLVVRPSDGLSRTHRLRVAIAYEESGPAQAALEEFSEFGWAGQTDVRVLSVFHKPGFYDLPYDDPSPESVDKAVDQLRDVAPHVTGELISCDHIGEGLVRYIQSNDVDLVVVGETPRTRLGRVLMGSKTRFVLRHAPCSVWVTRNRMIHGTRKQSSQTETATT